A window of Canis lupus baileyi chromosome 3, mCanLup2.hap1, whole genome shotgun sequence genomic DNA:
aggttgtttactaaattattttttgaagaattagAATATTAGTAAGTTGAAGAAGTCACAGAAGCTTCGAGAAAGTAAATAATTGATAGAGGAAAGTCCTTAAGAAGACAAGAGAAAGGATCTTAGGTATAAAGTAAGAAGATAGCTTAAAAATAATGGGAAACGGGGTAgaacatgcaattcttgatctcaaggtcatgaaatcaagcccacactaggtgtagagcttacttaaaaaaaaaaaaaaaaaaaaaaaaaaaacaggggcacctgagtggctcagtggttgagcatctgcctttggctcaggttatgaccctggggtcctagaatggagtccccacagggagcctacttctccctctgcctatatctctgcctctctgtgtctctcatgaatagataaataaaatctttaaaaaaacaaaacaaaacagaggaacattaaaaataataatgggaaGAGATGAAAATATCTATCTATACAAAGAATTACATGGTTTGGCTTTAtacataatagccaaaaactagaaacaagtCAAATGTtaatcaacagatgaatgaataaaagaatgaatgaataagcaaagtTGGTATAGCCATATAACAGAACACTACGAGGCAATAAAAAAGGaactactggggatccctgggtggctcagtggtttagggccgccttcagcccggggtgtgatcctggagtcccaggattgagtcccacatcgggctccctgcacggagcctgcttctccctctgcctatgtctctgcctctctctctctgtgtctctcatgaataaataaaatcttaaaaaaaaaaaaaaaaaaggaactactaatacacacaacatggatgaatctcattattttgaatgaaaagaGCCAGATAAAAAAAGGCACACATTGTATGATTCAAgctatatgaaattctagaatagattatttaatttataatgatAGAaggtagatcagtggttgcctggggttgGGAAATTGACAGAAGAGGAGCAGAAAGCTGTAGGGTTCTTGCTTATGGTATCCTCATTTTATCTTGTGTGTCCCTCACTAAATGGCAATACTTCCACTCTTTCTCTTTGGATGGACCTGTtccttataaatatatatccaaTTATGCTCATTTAACTGAAGTGATAATGACTAACATTCACTTTCTTCCTGCGTGCTCAGCAATAGGTTAAGCACTCATGTAATCCTTACAACACTCCAATGAAGTAGGTACTACTAGTatctcctttttttaagtttatttatttttaaataatctctagggcagccctggtggctgagtggtttagcgcctgccttccacccacggtgtgatcctggagacccaggagcagCATTGagcctgctcttccttctgcctgtgtctctgcctctctctctctctttctgtctatcatgaataaataaataaataaaatctttaaaaataaaataaaataaaataaataatctctatacacaacatggggctcgaactcaaaaccgtaagatcaagagttgcatgtcttcctcactgagccagccaggtgctcctaccatcctttttaaacaaacatgagaaaacaaaagctaaaagagGCTGCTTAACTTGCTCAAGATCTCACAGTTTGTGTAACAACCTTCACTCTAAAAATTCATGCTTTAACCATGACATAAGACTTACAATGGTACAAACTATCTATTGGTAGACATTTGAAAGAGATCCACATGTTTGGAGAGCCTTTGGCtcctttggcttcttttttttttttttttttttaagattttatttacttacttgagagagagcaggagtacaAGAGTGAGAGGggtagaggaggagagagagaaacagactctccgctgagcagggagcctaatgcagggctcaatcccaggaacttgtgttcatgacctgggccaaaagcagatgcttaacagactgagccacccaagagcccctttctttttttctttctttcttttttttttttttggatttattttatttacttatttcagagacagagagggcagaagggagggagggagagtgcacatgcatgtgtgggttggggcagagggagaggatctcgaATTGATTCCAAgttaagtgtggagcccaacacagggtccatctcacaaccctgagatcatgacctgagccgaaatcaagagtcggcctctcaactgactgagccacctccgTGCCTCAGGCTAATGTCCTTCCAGTTAACCACTCAAGCTTTATCTGTCCCAGCATTTTCCCTACCTAGTTGGAGCAACTTGCACTCTCTGGGCTCCCATCCCAAGTCCAAGTTAAAATGTCCTAAactccagggcgcctgggtggttcagtcggttaagtgtccaactcttggtttcagctcaggttgtgatcttagagtcgtgggattgagccccatagaCTCCACGCTTGGCATGAAggctgcttgagtttctctctccctctccctctgcccctcctgctcatgttctctctctccaataaataaatcttttttttttttaagattgtatttatttattcatgagagacacagagagagacagagagaagcagagacacaggccgagggagaagcaggctccacggagggagccctatgtaggactcaatcctaggaccccaggatcacgccctgggctgaaggcaggcactaaactgctgagccacccagggatccaataaataaatcttaaaaaaaaaaaaaaaaaaaagtgttaaatgtCCCAAACTGCTCCAGTATTTCTGGTTTCCCAGTTATGATTCCCACCCAGCTCTGAAGTTATTTCCCCCAATGCTCTCTCTCCAGTGACTACCTATATAACATGTTATTCCTCTTTTTCCagtgtcttctcttccttcctcaccCTCCTCCAAAGCCTAGATTCTGTGTTTGTTTGAGAACCAGAACCCAAGCCAATTTCTCTTACTTACACACTGGGAATACTTTTTCATTATCCTTGAACTCTAGACAAGAATCCAGGGAACACTCTAAGCAGAGAAGTGCCGAATCAGACTAAGTCACGAAGAAAGAAGAGCAGGCAAACAGAACGCCTGGGTCAGCACAGCTCTGATGATCGCACACAAATGCCTGAAGAGAACACATACTGTCATAACCAAAATTAGGGGAAGTACACAATGAGAGAACGTTTGTTTAGCAAGTTCTTCAAATGCTAAAGCaaagaagcatattttttttcagtgtgcttTGCTTTGGCACTGACCCTGTCTGTCCCTGAGAGATCTGCGTTACTGAAAGCCTGGATGTGTCCACACGTATTTACCGTTATCAAAAACGAGACCTGATGACAGTAGCACAGCAGTCACTTACTTTCACAAAGGAAATTCTGTGGACCTGAAGTGTTGTGCAAGGTGGGTCACTGGAACCATTCCCACCACAGCAAAGGCTTCTCGGTGCTGGGCCAGAACCAGGGTTTCACAGCACAACTCTAACTCTGAAAAACAACACAGGGGGGTGCCTGAATGGGTTGGTGggtgaagcctctgcctttggctgaggtcatgatccccaagtcccaggatcgagccccacatggggttccctgctcagtagggagtctgcttcgttctcttcctctgcccgtccTCCAGCTTGTGCTAacgaataataataataataataataataataataattttaaaatctttaaaaaaatagagaaaaacgaGAAACCCAAGCATCAGAACTGGGGAAGTAATTCATTGTGGTCGACTTCCCTGGGAACTTTAGTTGGAAGGAAGTCTGGAGGAGTCGGGGGCTGAAAGAGAACGAGCCCAACTAGCCAGCCCCACGACGTCTGGGGACCTGGGACTCGGGGGACCTCGGACTCGGGGAACTTCGACCTCGGGGACCTGGGACTCGGGGGCCGCTGGCGAGGGGAGCGTTTCCGCCCAGTTTCCCGGTAACTTTCCAAGCTGCCCAACGGCCGGCGGTGCCCTCAGGGGCGTGAGCGCCAAACCCCGTCTCTACGGATTTGCAAAGACGGATTTCCgaggaaagaggagggaaagagaagtccTTCGGGACGGAACACTTCCTCCTCCGTCCCCGCCCACCTCCGCCACGCTCCAGGGGCCTCTGGAAAGGgatcttttcccattttccagGGTGAGTCACCTGTTCGAAAGAGAAACTACCGAAGATGTGGGCTCCCCAGAAGGATGGAAAGACTGGAGGCGCGGGACTCCTTGTCCTAAACCTATGACCTTGCCTCGAGGACCGCTATCTGCCCCTCAAAGACGCCACCATCTCGGAGTCCCCCAAGCCTGCGAGGAAGGGACCTGCGCCGACTCCCCAGAGCCAGGTCTCTCAGGGGCTCCGGCCTGCAGGGGGCTTACCAGGTCCTGGGGCCCACCCGCCCGAATCCTCCCGGAGAGACGCCGCGCAGCACGGACGCCAGACTGAGCAACACCCGTGGCCGCACCCTCATTGGCTCCCGGAGGCCGGAAGTGCATGCGTCCGCCGGAAGTGTTCCTACTGCGAGCGTCCGCCAGGCCGGGACCCTCAGGTAGGCGGGGCCCCTGCCTCCGAAGTCCCGGCACCGGGCCGTGGCCCGGTGGGGCGGGGACCCCGAGGGCCCCAGGAGGTTGTCCGGGTTCTGGTCCCGGAGGTCCGGAGGAGTTTCGGGGGCGGGGGCTCGTGGCGACCTCTGGTGGCAGCCGGGGCCTAATCGAGCCCGGCGGCCGCAGCCCCCCAGTGCGGGAGCCCCGAGTTCCCGGGTGGAGACGGGGTCTGGGGGCTTTGGGGCGGTGGCCGGAGCCGCCCCTGCCTGCGGCGCGCCGGGATGGCTGAGGTCCGTAGCCGCTCGGGTCCAGGCGGGAAAACGTGTGCCCTTCGCCCTGGTCGTGTCGGTGCTCCTGGCTTTGCCCTCCAGCCACCTGGGGGTGCGGGGTTATCCTCAGGGACACCCCAGAAAGGCTGCCCAAGGCGCAGTCGCGGGGAAGAcggctcccctccctcctggcccggctcccctctcccccagaagagGAGGGTGTGCTTCCGGGGCGGGGCTGCCCCCGTGGAAGTTACCTGGACCGCTTTAGACTAGTGCCTGCGGAGTAAAGGAAACTACCTGCTAATGGTTTCCGACTCCCCAGCTAGCTCCACCTCCCCGTGGTTTGGACTTTGAGCCTCTAGTAAGTCCTGATGAACGATTTCGCTTTGCTCAAGCTCATGACTCTTGGACCTTCAGCAGCGGGAGGTTTATGCACTTTGGGGCGGGTCGACAGCCTGCAGAGTTCAAAGCACTGAGAGACCAGGTGAGCATGAAGGAGGATCTCCCAGTCCGGTTCCGGTTTTTGAGGGTCCTTTCGGCAGTTTCTGCCAAAGGTGCACCGCCTTTATTGGATACTAGGTGGTGCCAGCGAGTTAATCTTTCTGGAATAAATTTCACCTAACGGACAGCACCAAGTCAAGGCTTTCAAAGTGTCCAACAGCccagaaatgcatttaaaatagtttaaccgggatccctgggtggcgcagcggtttaccgtctgcctctgacccagggcctgatcctggagacccaagatcgagtcccacatcgggctccctgcagggagcctgcctctccctctgtctgtgtctctgcctctctctgtatctcacgaatgaataaataaaaccttaaaaaaacaaaaaagaatgaaaacgaATCTTTTAATGAGTCTCTTGGTAAAGCATTTGATCTGTTTCTGTATAAAACTTTTTTCAACATTCAAATTTGTTTAAAGTAAAATGGACTAATCGTGAAGATTTCTGATTAACTTGTAAAGTCACTTAGGAAGACTGCCAGGCTTTTTGTTGGGATGTTACTAGTATATgagtttaaactttttttttttttttagtttaaacatttatatgtaaaatgaaattcTCTTTGCACAACCATCTTTCCCACACCTATAGCTCAGAAAGAGTATAGCCCGTTTTAAATCACACTGGTTTGTTGAATCATTTCAGATAACCAAATATATACTGTATGTGGGCTTGTTGTTCTACTTAGAGATCAAAATGGCTTCCAGAGGAAAGACAGAGACAAGCAAATTAAAGCAGAATTTAGAAGAACAATTGGATAGACTAATGCAGCAATTACAAGATCTGGAGGAATGCAGGTAATAGCATAACTGAATGCCTCTCTGCTGTCAAGTGGCTTTTTTCTGCAGCTAGATTACAAGCTGTGGGTGCAAGCCCATGTGTGATTTTGGTTTCCCCTATAGTGCTTTGTCTGTTGGAGAAATAAACTCAGTGTGAGCTTTGGAGTCATAAAGGTAAACCTTTTAGTTTCCATTTCCTTGAGTGTGAAGTAGAAATAGTAACACCTACCTTGTCTTCAGTACATAAAATAGCCCTGCCTGGTATATACTTGAACTTCTAGTGTATTTTCAGCCTTAAATGTTCAACGGACCAAAACTGCTCATTGCCTTTTTTAACAACTTTGAAAGGTTGTTGTAGGTATTTCAAATGAAGAGGCCAAACAAGGCTTGGCCttgagtaggtgctcaataaatggtagctgtcATTATTTGTaggaaatgtttaataaatggcTTGTTCAAAAAAAATGGCTTGTTCAGTTAGTGAATAAAAATAGCCTCTTACTCATATGACAGGTACTACGTTGCTGTTGTATTTCACGGTACACAAAATTTTACCTACTGTTAGTGATGATAAAAGTAACAGCTATTTTGTCAAGTACCTGTTGTTTGTCAAGGACCTTCCAGAGTTCATGTAATGCTCATAGCAACCCTAGGAGGTAGGTACTATCATTATCTGTGGCTTATagatcaagaaactgaggcttggctGTGTTAGGTATCTTGCCCAAGGTTATGCATTGATTCATAGACTGCTTAAAAGGAAGTTATTATGTGGTTTGTTAAATGTGCCTCATTTTGGTAAAAGAAAAGTGTTTAATTATCAAAGTAACCACATGGCAGGAAAACGCCCATACTACTAACATCTGAACACATccattattatcattttgttatttcctttcagCCTTGTCCCCCAAGATactttttgtaaatatatgtatcaaAAGTCTTAGGCTACAAATATTAAGATTGCTTTTTTCACTTGGAACTCTTGTGTTTTTCTATATTACGCTCACTGTACTTCAGAGAGGAACTTGATGCAGATGAATATGAGGAAACCAAAAAGGAAACTCTGGAGCAACTAAGTGAATTTAATGATTCACTGAAGAAAATTATGTCTGGAAACATGACTTTGGTGGATGAGCTAAGTGGAATGCAACTGGTAAGCATAATTCACTTACACTGGTGACACAAgtggtttttctctcttttttttatatttaagatagAAAAGAAACTTTGTTTTTGGGTTTGACTTCTAGATAAGTGTCTACTTATGGATAAAGCAGCATAGGCTTCCAGATCTTCATTTAGTTATGTATTTGGCTCCAGTAACATGCATATAAATAGCAAAtggacactattttttttaaatttaactattagatagttaacatacagtgcagtattggtttctggaatagaattcagtAATTAACACTTACAgacaacacccagcgctcatcataagtgccctccttaatatccatcacccagctagcccgtcctcctcccccatcaaccctcagtttgttctctattattaagagtctcaaaaaaaaaaaaaaaaagagtcatggcttgtttgcctctctcttttttttcttttcccccttcccatatgttcatctgttttctttcttaaattctgcatgaGTAAAATcacgtggtatttgtctttctctaacttatttcacttagcataatatactctagctccatccacatcgttgcaaatggcaagatttcattctttttgatagctgagtaatactccagtgtgtgtatgtgtgtgtgtgtgtgtgtgtatttacacacacatatacatacatagataccaaatccttttttcattcatcagtcggtggatatttgggctctctccatagtttggctattgttgctAATGCTGCTCTACATATCGGGTTACGTGTACCCCCGCAAATCTgtattttgtgtcctttgggtaaatacctagtattgcaattgctagatcatagggtagttctatttttaacattttgaggaacttccatactattctccagagtggctggaccagtttccattcctaccaacagtgcagcagggttcccctttctccacatccttgccaacatctattgtttcttgtgttgttaattttagccattctgacatgtgtgagacagtatctcattgtggttttgatttatatgtCCCTGATATGAGTgctattgagcatcttttcatgtgtctgttagctgtctggatgtcttctttggaaatgtGGAAATGTGTCTAATCATGTCCTCagccatttcttaactgggttacttggttttgggtgttgagtttgataagttctttgtagattttggacactaaccctaATCATCGGTATGTAGTTTGCAAAT
This region includes:
- the LZIC gene encoding LOW QUALITY PROTEIN: protein LZIC (The sequence of the model RefSeq protein was modified relative to this genomic sequence to represent the inferred CDS: deleted 1 base in 1 codon) — encoded protein: MRPPEVFLLRASARPGPSAHDSWTFSSGRFMHFGAGRQPAEFKALRDQITKYILYVGLLFYLEIKMASRGKTETSKLKQNLEEQLDRLMQQLQDLEECREELDADEYEETKKETLEQLSEFNDSLKKIMSGNMTLVDELSGMQLAIQAAISQAFKTPEVIRLFAKKQPGQLRTRLAEMDRDLMVGKLERGLYTQQKVEILTALRKLGEKLTADDEAFLSANAGAILSQFEKVSTDLGSGDKVLALASFEVEKTKKDMVWSLGH